GTTTCTATTGTGTCCATAGAACATGCATGTATTTAAGACGCATTCGtcttgcaaaaatctcaaaatccTGCATTGGCTTCGgattctgtttttgtttactttgttcACCGGTATAAATTTCAAATCATGAGAgattaatttgatttgagCGTCAgtcattttcttatttgacAGGTTTTCAATGCACTTTTTCCCCAgaggttttttgaaaactgagGGTGcgtttctttaagaaaatccaagattGGATTCTAAAATCTGAAAGAATCCGAAAATGGATTTTGCGTTTCTTTACTAGACGGATCAATCCAAGATCTTTCGGATCATGGTGCGTCAAAGGAACCGAAGAATCCTCTTCCAGACTGGATTCTTCGGGTCCTTTGACGCACCCATGATCCGAAAGATCTTTGATTGATCCGTCTAGTAAAGAAACGCAAAATCCATTTTCGGATTCTTTCAGATTTTAGAATCCaatcttggattttcttaaagaaacgCACCCTGAGTTTATGATTGGaagatttctttcttctttttctgcGTTTGGCAGTGTTTCTTTGAGTTTTTGTATAGGATTGTTTTACCCGATCTGTGCCGGGCCCACCCATTGAGTTCGTAACCCATTTAACAGACTTGTGCTTTTCAAGGCTTTTTGCGTACTCAGATATAACAGGGAAGGCCCCAGACAGGCCTTCTAAGTCCTCCTTGTCTTCGCTTTTCGGTGCATCCATTGGAAAGGTCGAAAATACAGACAGCTACTGTAAACTTGGAGATAGTTCTCATAAATTACAAGGCGCACGAGGGACTCCAACATGGCAGACACCCAAATATGGAACAGTGCGTGACGTCAACTGAACACCAAGAATACACCAAGACAAGTACTTACCAAGACAATGGTTTTGCTACAGGTGCTCGAGcttgcaggctcagaaaaactggttctgcCATTGTTTTTTCAGGATTTCTCATTCATGGCTGCTgattcaaaatggcgtccaTAAATTTGCAAGAAGAACTAATGCAAGAATTTACAGCTCTTCGCTGCCAAATTACCCAACTTTACCAtaaattacttttactttcactgatttatatttttttcaatttccaaatggaaaaataaacCTAGAATGGCTCCATTTCGTTGGCCAGAGGCTCGACACGAGTTGGCTCTTGCCAAGGAACTGGCTCAGTACAACTCAGAGAAACCTGATGAGTGGGAGGCAGTAGCTAGGAGACTCGGCAAAGGGTTTTCTACGGATTCATATACTGTTGAGCCTAATTAAGGTGATACCTCAGTATTGCAATGCGCATCCTGTACTGCTCATAATAGCACGCAACAAAATATTATGGCGCCTTTCCTTGGCGGCTTTCCTTGCCGGAAAGCTCGCACGCGAGAAAAATGGGCGTTTCGAAAGGCATGGTTGGGAAAAAgaggtggaaatttgtggcaaagaaggaaaagacagctgagcgaaaattttgaaatcgttgaaagtgcaaaaacatcctttctttctttctcgaaCATGGCGGAATATTCTCAATCAAGGGGAAACCTCAACAGGTACGATGGTCCTTTCCTCTTAAACGAGCATGGTGACctacattttttattacataaaaatattgtacatattatcctcataaattaagaaaaaaataaaaacatttgtcggaaggaaaaaaagatatagccGAAAGCGTGCGCAAAACCGTTACtccaacatgcaaattatgaccacgaaaacaacaactctacgAACGCTTTACGTCcacgttgttttaaattgtgtgaTTTGTCCGCAAACTTTATATGATATTGTTCTATATGCTCCACACTTTCTACCTGTCACGTTTTTTTCCAAAGTGTTACTTTAACAAAGTACGTTTCGAGctactgcaaaatttaacgtgAACTGATGAATAATGCGCGTGATTAGCACGAGAACAAGCATAAATGGGGTAAGATTGGCCCATCATATCTCTTAAGCGAGAATGGTgacctatcatttttattgttttttttcgaaacaatgCTTTGTGGAGaacattcagggaaagtttcaaaaaaattcatcggtaactttttttttctgcggaggaatcaccttaaggGAAGTGGCTGCTGTGAAAAGATGGAACGGATTTTAACCAAATACAAAAGGGAAAGACATCAAACTTTAAGATTTAAAGAGGTAAGTTTGCCTTTTGGTTTCCTTCTTTCTACTTACAACTAAGTGAAATGTTCAACCCcctgtttaatttttattagtCAAAATTACAAATTGTAAAAGCAAGTCCATATGTTTGTTTCTCTTATTGTCCTCCTTTTTAATAATCTTACTCTTTTGATGCttgaatgataaaatacactttCATTTTAACTCACTGCGTTCGCAcatatgaaaaatattttctaaaCCGCTTAGAAACTTGCCCAACGCAACAACCACAGTCAAATTTGGTTGGTAACTCACGAGGAGCCAATATAACacgagaagaaaacaaagcaccTGAGAGAGTAACAAAAAGAACGCATAGTAAAAATAGTAGCGATACAAGTACCACGAAAAAGGTGATGATCCGGTGTGCCCGGGTTGGGCGTTGTACAATGCTTCTTACTGCTCTGCTGTTGCCGCTCCCTTTCcttctcctttcttttcctATTCGCTGCAGCCCTAGCATATCGAATTTTCTTGTCGTCCTCATCATCTGAAGCAATATCTTGAGACTCGTATTCTTGAACTGCGTCCCAGCCGGCTTTGCTGGGTTCTGTCAGGCCTCGTCCACACTATgccggataaatttgaaaacgcaacttTAGGtgcaaaaaaggaacaaaagttTTCCGTCCACACATGAAAACGGATCATATGTTCTGCGTCCACACTACAACGTTTTATCGGAGGCGCAACTGCCTTATCTCGCTTTGAGCATGCTCCAGTAAGCAGAACATTGAGCCCGTGATAGTTCCCTCTAGACATTCGAAAATCTTCTCTCCACTCTTCAGCGACCACAACTTCGTTCACAAAGTTGTAGAAAATTCCACGGATGCGACACTGCCTTACTCTGCTTGActgaaaattggaaaagagAACTGGAtaaccaaaaaattgttggATTAGTGTCAATGGACCTGTCAAAGGCATTTGACATGTTACCACACGAGCTGATCATGAATAAGCTACGCCAGTTCGCGGATGAAGACACATGCAGATTACTCGAAAGTTATCTAACGGGGCGAAGACAGCGAGTAAAACTTGGCGGCGAGCATTCCTCATGGCAACCAATTACGAAAGGGATTCCACAGGGGTCTATTTTAGGGCCCCTACTGTTCAACATCTTCATGAATGATCTGCATGAAGTGCCAAAAAACACCACTTTATCCACATATGCGATGACACTCAAATATTTTACGCGGGTAATAACGAAGTGGAACTCGAACAGGCTATTAGCACTGATCTTAAAAGGGTTGATGAATggtttgataaaaacaaaatgcaaagaaatccCAGCAAATACACAGCTATTGCATTTGGCAATCTACGAACTGGCCCACCAAGATTTGTATGCGAAAATACAATTATGCCCTTAAATGAAAAGGTGGAATTCCTTGGTGTTACGATTgacaaaaagctgaaatttgaTGCGCACGTAGCAAAGATCTGTCGTCGAGTAAGTCAGCAAGTGGCTGTACTGAGAAGGATGAAGAAAATGCTGCCGTTCGAGACGCGTATGAAGCTGTACCAGTCGTTCATTGTACCGCACTTCAATTACTGCGCAGAAACATGGAACTTCTGCAGCAAGGACGCAACCACTAAGTTGGAAAAACGCAATGAAAGAGCACTGAGATTTGTTTATAGAGATCATAGCTCGTCGTATGAAATGCTACTTAAACAATCTGGCTACCAAACGTTGTTAAATCAGAGATTGGCAAAGATACTGACTACTGTATACAAAGTAGTTAACAAGCAGTGTGTGTCAGAATCACTATGCGATTTAGTGGAACTAAGGAAAAGTAATTATAATCTTCGAGGAGAAAAAATCTTGACATTACCAAAAGTAAATACTACTAAGTACGGACTTAAATCAGTCAGATACGAAGGAGCCAACCTGTGGAATAAATTACCGAATGAATACAGAAAAGCGGACTCTTATAAACGGTTCAAGAAACAGATATTAGATACGGATTTGGCTGGCCGCTACATGTCGTAATCACATGCTgatatattttaaaacattttataaatgttACACTATAACATTTTAATAATCCTAGAAACATTGTAAATAGCATCTTGCAATAGTATCTTGTAAATAGTATCTTTTTATCCTTTTCAGTATTTTTACTTATcattttcattactttttcctttcattatcattattaccattttattttgtgactATCCCTGTAAAGTAGCTGGTTAGCGAAGTGTTTGGTCACGTTAATAAACTTACTTAGGTAACAAAGAACTAAAAACGAAAACAGAACTCGAAACAGCAAAAGACAGTAAGCTTAACTGCAATACATTATCAGCCTCGTCGCGAGAAATCAGTGAAAAAACTCAAAGAGAAACTGTCACTCACAAACGAAAGTCTTTCCaaactcaaagaaataaacaaaaagcttAAAGAAGAATTGCAACAGACTTGCAATGCTTTGGacgcaaaaacaaagaaaatgaaagcattgGAAAACGAGCTGAATGAAACGAAGGAACAGCTGCGTATCTTAACAACACGCTGCCAAGATTACGCCAGCAAATCGTTTTTGTTTAACCAGTTGAAGCAGAGTGAGAAGTGATAAATTTTTATACAGGCTTTCCGACTGTAGGCGTTTTCAACGCTTTGTTCGATTATTGTGATCCCGGAAAGGATGGTGAAAACATTAGATAGTGTCACTCTAGCGCCACAAGTCAAGATATTACAGTTCTCGATGAATCTTCTCCGAAAGTTGGTAGACCTCGAGTACTTCACCCCAGAGAAGAATTATTTATCACTCTTTGTAGACTTGGGCAGGGCTTCCCAGAGGACGACTTAGCCTATTTGTATGGTATATCACAAGCCACAGCTGAAGTAAGCAGGATTGTTATTACTTGAGTGAACGTTTTGTATTTGAGGTTCAAGGATATACCAATGTGACCATCGAGGTCATGATTGATAAGTACATGCCAGAGCAATTCAAGGAGAAATATCCTTCTACAAGAGTAGTCATTTACTGTACTGAAATCAAATGTCAGATGCCTAGCAGCCTTCTTTAAACAGTGAACTTTTTAGCACTTATAAAAATCATACCACCTTGAAAGCTCTGGTGGGGCTTTTTCCTTTATTAGCCAGCTATATACTGGTCACATCTCAGACAGAGAAATAGTAAGGAGTAGTGATTTTTTGGATCAACAATTTGACAGTGATGACATTGTCATGGCTGATAAAGGCTTCACAATAGAAGACCTGCTTCCCCCTGGAatcaaattaaacattccaccTTTTCTTGGATCTCAGAGACAAATGAGCCCTGAAGATGTTGTGAAAACACAGACAGTTGCATCATTAAGAGTACACGTGGAAAGGGCCataaacaaagtgaaaaactttcACATTTGGGATAATGTTCTCCCCCTAAACCTGTTTGGTATTGTAAACCAAATGTGGACAGTATGTTGCATTCTCTGTAATTTGCAAAAGCCTATTATCAGTGTGTAACGATCAAGTCCCAGTTAGCGAGGCTAGTTGGTATCTTCCTGTTTCTCACACTTTCATTTAAATGAAGTAGAGATAGGATGTGAAGACTCTTCATCACATCATACAAGAACAGTTACACCCTAGTTATGATGACCTGTTcgttttcaataaaattgtgATTATGATATCAGCATATCCAATacttttggtaaaaaaaatacaaatgtcCAGGGACCACATCACACAGTTCTAAGTAGGGGCTTAAAGGTTGCAATAGGTGctatgaaaaatgaaatctgTTGATTATGGTGCTGGTGAGCCATACTTTGTTTTGGCCGCTGCAGGTAAAAAGTAACGAAAATAGGTTCTATGTAATATAGCAAGAACATAGCTCCAGCGTTCTTTATCAAATGGAATGCGTTCAGTATTGAGTCCTCTGGATGtgtaaacaacaaaatcagACCACTTGGCCCCAGTTAGAGCCATTTGACCTTGGATTTGGTCATAATACTCATGATTCCTTTTCAATCTTGGTGAGCCATTCGCAAGTTCTAGGCAAAAGCTAGGTTCACTGTAAGCCTCCTCTAGTGTTTCATTAAACTATGAACTTGGACACTTACCCTCGGCAAGGCCAAACTGGTCTTGAGAAACAGAGTCAACAACTTTGCTATCTGGTGAACATcctaggaaaaaaatttttggtgACACAAAAAAACCTGACTTTTCAACCTTCACAGGATGACCAATGTTGTGCATGTGTTTCCCATACTCTCTCAAAGCAATAGGTTCGTACTTTATACCATGTTCAGTACTCTTTGTTTTAACTCAAGGCTGCTGCCTAACAGGAGCCCGGTAGCCTGGGGCTCCCAAAGAATAGCTCTGGGCACCTTCATTTTTCACAGCAACACCTTTCACTTCATATGTTGGGCTCCTAAGTTCTCAGCGTTTAGCTCTGAGGGCCCCTTTAAAATTTTCTAAGGCAGCAGCCTTGTAACTGGTTTTGCATTTAGCATATCCTCACAGAGCTTTTcatgatttctctgtcttctTGCTATTCTTCCAAACTTTGATACAGTAAGTCTAAAATTTTCGCTCTTGGACCCATGTTTCGCAATTATGTTGAGCCCTTGTCTCCTCCTCTATTTgatttccttttaataaattaaCACTCAGACCATCTACACTTTTTTTCTCCATATTACCCATATCATtgagcaaattcaaaacaaagtcaTCATTGAAGTTATCAAGGGGGAGGGATGGATAATTTGCTGAGGTGTTAAAGGGTGTGCCAAGTTGTCGGGCTGAATTTACTGGTATGTTACATGTAACCTTAAAGTTGGCTTCTTGGAAGGTAAGTTGATAGGACCCAAATGATCCAGCTGGGCTCTTCTCTCCAAATCTTGTTTCAACAAGCTCACCCTCACATATTTTGCTCACATGACAAGTCTGGATGAACCCTAAGTTTGAATCTATACTCTGAACAGATAAAACAAATTCTTGTAGCTTGGACTTTCTGTTAACTTTTCTAGCTTCATACAGTTGACAGGCAATACCGCATGTGGTCCTGTAGCCTTGTCTTAAAGACAGCAATCTCCATGACAGGATATGGTGAAATACCTTCTGAACAGGCACCCGAGGCGAGGCCCATTCCCAACCAATCGATGTGAATGTGACGAAGAAACAGGTGAAGAAAACCAGGGAGGCTCGATATATCTTCCTGATAACTCCGTTTTATTCTGAAATAATCGAAATCACTGAATCACGCGAGCCGCTTGATTAGCGGTAGAAACGAAGACAACATAACTAAACAAAGACACAAATCGCTAGAAAACCTTAACAACATTGCTTACCGAGCATCGAGGGCTTATTGAGTGTTCAAGGCGGACAAAAACAGAAGGAAGGAGCTCGCAAATGCTAAAACACTAAAACACTAGCAAAAGCACACGATCAGGATAATTATGTCAGCCCGTCCTTAGGGATTTCCCCGGATGTTACATTGCGAAAACCGCTGACCTTAACTAGGTGTTGAGTTCGAGCCTCAACATGCCCCCCCCCCGCTGCCATCTGGTCCAGAAGTGATTTGAGAGAAGTTGGCCCCTTCGCCACTGCTTGCGGGAGTGTAGATCCTCATTTTGAAAGGCTCCCAGTGGCAAGGACATCCCTTGACGCTGCTGAAGGAGGTGACTAGGAGTAATAGGTTCTCGGTCACTTGGGTCATCACTACTTGGGCATAGGGGCCGACTGTTGAGTATTCCCACTACCTCAGCAAACACGGTTCTGAGGGTCTCCCTAGTCACAAACGCGTGAGGATGGCCAAAGATAGCCTTCATGGCATTGCGGACACTTCTAATGAGTCGCTCCCACACTCCTGACATGTGACTAGCGGTTGGGGGCTGGAAATGCCACTTAACTAATGGCTGGCAATGCCACTCAACATCTTTCTCATTCAAGGATGATCCTGTGGTCCAGGTCTTGGATGGCGAGTTTGATCTCCCTTTCCCCTCCAGTGAAATTAGTGCCGTTGTCACTCCAGATTTGTTTAACAGCACCACGGGTACAGATGAAGCGTCTCAGGGCTTGGATAAAGGCATCTGTCTCCAAGGAACCTACATCTTCAATGTGGATGGCCCTAGATGTAAAACACACAAAGATGCACCCATAGACCTTCTCGTTGCCCCGACCTCTCTTGACATAAAAGGGACCAAAGAAGTCTATCCCAGTGTATGTGAAAGGTGGCTCGTGAGGTGTAAGCCTGGGCTTGGGTAGGTCTCCCATCATCTGGGTCATGACTCTCTGGTTTCGTTTGCGACAGGCTATGCAATTGCGAAGTATCCGACGAGTTAGAGCACGAGCATTGAGGTTCCAGAATTTCTGTCGAAGCACAGACAGCACGTGTTCTCGACCTGCATGTCCAAGTATCTCATGATGGTGACGAATAAGTAACAAGGCGATAGGATGCTGACTTGGAATCACCAACGGATGCATGGCTTGCGAGGCCACTGGTGCATGGTGTAGGCGACCT
This sequence is a window from Acropora palmata chromosome 9, jaAcrPala1.3, whole genome shotgun sequence. Protein-coding genes within it:
- the LOC141892791 gene encoding uncharacterized protein LOC141892791 — encoded protein: MHPLVIPSQHPIALLLIRHHHEILGHAGREHVLSVLRQKFWNLNARALTRRILRNCIACRKRNQRVMTQMMGDLPKPRLTPHEPPFTYTGIDFFGPFYVKRGRGNEKVYGCIFVCFTSRAIHIEDVGSLETDAFIQALRRFICTRGAVKQIWSDNGTNFTGGEREIKLAIQDLDHRIILE